The following is a genomic window from Aquila chrysaetos chrysaetos chromosome 2, bAquChr1.4, whole genome shotgun sequence.
AGGCCCACCTATGAGCCATCAGAGAtcagcacaagaagaaaaatacacgAACAACTGCACCAAACTGAGCGTTTTCCCAAAACCCTCCCTTGTGactccatcccaaaagcttcTGGGGATTATTTATCCAAATACTATGTGCAATATGAATGGGAAAGGTCCAGCGGATGGTCCGAGtgcaagggaaaagaagaacGCCCTGTCTGCAACGATCCACcagggagaagaaggggaagggcCTCTGGATGTCTGGGCTGTAGTGAAACCTGGCAATACAAAGGAGAAGATTGCGTTCTTTGCAGCCCAGCAATGCAGCAGTAACAACCGGCTAGGCtccatgaaaattaaaagcacGTGGGATATCGACGGAAGAACAGCTAAACGCAGGAAAAAATCGGTAGAtcttaaaaaagccaaaattcaACTGGAAAGAATGAGGGAGGCGAATGTCAGGTGCTCCCAGCCGGAGCCTTTTGCCTGTGGCATCGAGCACTGTTCGGTGCATTACGTGAACGACAACGGTGAGGGTGTGTTCCCGGGCCGGTCCCTCTCGGTGATAGAGATGGTAGCCTTTCTGGAGCAACGAGCAAGTGCTTTACTGGTAGACTGTGCGAAAACCTGCACGCATGCTTCTACTACGAGGCTGAACGCTCAGCCTAAAGGTGCGCTTCCCAGCTCAGACCCTTTCTCCTCCGCCGGGGCGTGCGAGGTACACGCGGAGAGGGGACCTTGCGGCAATAGCGAGCAGCAGCAGAGCGAGCCTGTGCGTGTGCTGGACATGGTGGCCAAGCTGGAGTCGGAGTGCCTGAGACGCCAGAGCGAGCGGGAGGCCGGGAGCCTCTCGCGGAACAACAGCTTCCGCAGAAATGTCGGGAGGGTGCTCCTGGCGAACGGCACCCAGCCTGAGGGAGAGGCGGGGAAGGTCTCCTCGGGGGTCCTGGCTCCGGGGGATGGCTTGGAGGAGGCAGGTGTAGCAGAGGCCGGCTGCGGAGGACGGTGCGGTCCTCTGGGTGACGCAGAGTTGTGGGATGGTGCTGCCTCTGCTCGGCAGCCGTTTCCTTCTGGGCTGGATACTCGGATGGGGAATGTGAACTCGGGACTTGCTCATGCAGTGTTGGCAATAACCGCTGGCAGGAGCGATAGTGAAACGCGAATTGAGCCTCCCAGACCTCTGCCGTCTGCGTGTCCGGCTGCTGCCAGGTTGCCACCGGACTCCTTGCAGAGCAAGAATGCGACTGTTGATTGTACGTCGAAAGAGCCTGTAATTTTGCCAAAGCAGAGTCTGCATCCTGCTAGGAAGGAGCCCTTATGCATCAGTATATCGGTCACCAAGACTGAGAAAGGATGCAGGAAAGAGAAGCTCTCTAACGCCAGTGGTAGTGAAGATCCACTCCCAGGGAGGCTGTTTTTCCTCCAGGCTGACCAGCCTGCTGCTCACGAGCAACAGCCGCTACGGGAAAGTACCCAAGAAAAGCCAGGAGAAGTAGCCCAAAATGAGGATGAGGATGCTTTGGCATCTGAGAGATCATGCGTCAGAAATAGTGTCCCTACAGAGCCATCTGCCCTTTCTGTTCCTCCGACAGAAGGGGCTTTGCAAGTACTTGATGCTTCCTGCTTAAAAAGGCAGGTTTCACATGACTTTTTGGAGACCAGgtttaaaattcagcagcttTTGGAGCCTCAGCAGTATATGGCCTTCTTGCCTCACCACATCATAGTGAAGATCTTTGGATTGCTTCCTACCAGGAGTCTGGTTGCCCTAAAATGCACTTGCTACTACTTCAAATTCATCATTGAATATTACAACATCAGGCCAGCAGACTCCCGCTGGGTCCGCGATCCCCGCTACAGAGAAGACCCTTGCAAGCAGTGCAAGAAGAAATACGTGAAAGGGGACGTATCGCTGTGCCGGTGGCATCCCAAACCATACTGTCAAGCTTTACCGTACGGGCCTGGGTACTGGATGTGCTGTCACCGGTCTCAGAAGGGCATCCCGGGCTGTAAGTTAGGTCTTCATGACAATCATTGGGTTCCTGCCTGCCACAGCTTTAACCGTGCTATTCATAAGAAAACCAGAGGAGCGGGAGCCGAAGTGGAAGAAGAATATTAGTGCACATACACTTTCCTGCGAGATTGTTTGGGGTAGGAGGAGATTCTCATGCCTTGTGCTGTTTACAGTGTAAATAATTgtcgtggtttttttttcacagggCTATGAAACTGCACATACTTAAACACAAGAGCCTTTACCTTTTAGATTAAAGATAGCTTTTAGTCCATCTATGTAAATAACACTATAAAAACTAATTGTACATACAGAGTCTACAGCTGGCTGAACAACGTAATCACTACAATGCAGCTATGATAGTGTTGCGGCTATagttgtgtgtgtttttaagtgTCTTGTTTCAAAAATC
Proteins encoded in this region:
- the FBXO34 gene encoding F-box only protein 34 isoform X2 is translated as MKSSCRAGLHREPLNSTSSTFHQVKRVSGMHLKPYLKLQKKERSPEISQDSLRGPPMSHQRSAQEEKYTNNCTKLSVFPKPSLVTPSQKLLGIIYPNTMCNMNGKGPADGPSAREKKNALSATIHQGEEGEGPLDVWAVVKPGNTKEKIAFFAAQQCSSNNRLGSMKIKSTWDIDGRTAKRRKKSVDLKKAKIQLERMREANVRCSQPEPFACGIEHCSVHYVNDNGEGVFPGRSLSVIEMVAFLEQRASALLVDCAKTCTHASTTRLNAQPKGALPSSDPFSSAGACEVHAERGPCGNSEQQQSEPVRVLDMVAKLESECLRRQSEREAGSLSRNNSFRRNVGRVLLANGTQPEGEAGKVSSGVLAPGDGLEEAGVAEAGCGGRCGPLGDAELWDGAASARQPFPSGLDTRMGNVNSGLAHAVLAITAGRSDSETRIEPPRPLPSACPAAARLPPDSLQSKNATVDCTSKEPVILPKQSLHPARKEPLCISISVTKTEKGCRKEKLSNASGSEDPLPGRLFFLQADQPAAHEQQPLRESTQEKPGEVAQNEDEDALASERSCVRNSVPTEPSALSVPPTEGALQVLDASCLKRQVSHDFLETRFKIQQLLEPQQYMAFLPHHIIVKIFGLLPTRSLVALKCTCYYFKFIIEYYNIRPADSRWVRDPRYREDPCKQCKKKYVKGDVSLCRWHPKPYCQALPYGPGYWMCCHRSQKGIPGCKLGLHDNHWVPACHSFNRAIHKKTRGAGAEVEEEY
- the FBXO34 gene encoding F-box only protein 34 isoform X1, whose amino-acid sequence is MGLSFLRLNKELLLRHSLHGWPLKWRVLLQQSDTFCLPSKPVIILACSPVDAGGGFTGVRRVSGMHLKPYLKLQKKERSPEISQDSLRGPPMSHQRSAQEEKYTNNCTKLSVFPKPSLVTPSQKLLGIIYPNTMCNMNGKGPADGPSAREKKNALSATIHQGEEGEGPLDVWAVVKPGNTKEKIAFFAAQQCSSNNRLGSMKIKSTWDIDGRTAKRRKKSVDLKKAKIQLERMREANVRCSQPEPFACGIEHCSVHYVNDNGEGVFPGRSLSVIEMVAFLEQRASALLVDCAKTCTHASTTRLNAQPKGALPSSDPFSSAGACEVHAERGPCGNSEQQQSEPVRVLDMVAKLESECLRRQSEREAGSLSRNNSFRRNVGRVLLANGTQPEGEAGKVSSGVLAPGDGLEEAGVAEAGCGGRCGPLGDAELWDGAASARQPFPSGLDTRMGNVNSGLAHAVLAITAGRSDSETRIEPPRPLPSACPAAARLPPDSLQSKNATVDCTSKEPVILPKQSLHPARKEPLCISISVTKTEKGCRKEKLSNASGSEDPLPGRLFFLQADQPAAHEQQPLRESTQEKPGEVAQNEDEDALASERSCVRNSVPTEPSALSVPPTEGALQVLDASCLKRQVSHDFLETRFKIQQLLEPQQYMAFLPHHIIVKIFGLLPTRSLVALKCTCYYFKFIIEYYNIRPADSRWVRDPRYREDPCKQCKKKYVKGDVSLCRWHPKPYCQALPYGPGYWMCCHRSQKGIPGCKLGLHDNHWVPACHSFNRAIHKKTRGAGAEVEEEY
- the FBXO34 gene encoding F-box only protein 34 isoform X3 gives rise to the protein MHLKPYLKLQKKERSPEISQDSLRGPPMSHQRSAQEEKYTNNCTKLSVFPKPSLVTPSQKLLGIIYPNTMCNMNGKGPADGPSAREKKNALSATIHQGEEGEGPLDVWAVVKPGNTKEKIAFFAAQQCSSNNRLGSMKIKSTWDIDGRTAKRRKKSVDLKKAKIQLERMREANVRCSQPEPFACGIEHCSVHYVNDNGEGVFPGRSLSVIEMVAFLEQRASALLVDCAKTCTHASTTRLNAQPKGALPSSDPFSSAGACEVHAERGPCGNSEQQQSEPVRVLDMVAKLESECLRRQSEREAGSLSRNNSFRRNVGRVLLANGTQPEGEAGKVSSGVLAPGDGLEEAGVAEAGCGGRCGPLGDAELWDGAASARQPFPSGLDTRMGNVNSGLAHAVLAITAGRSDSETRIEPPRPLPSACPAAARLPPDSLQSKNATVDCTSKEPVILPKQSLHPARKEPLCISISVTKTEKGCRKEKLSNASGSEDPLPGRLFFLQADQPAAHEQQPLRESTQEKPGEVAQNEDEDALASERSCVRNSVPTEPSALSVPPTEGALQVLDASCLKRQVSHDFLETRFKIQQLLEPQQYMAFLPHHIIVKIFGLLPTRSLVALKCTCYYFKFIIEYYNIRPADSRWVRDPRYREDPCKQCKKKYVKGDVSLCRWHPKPYCQALPYGPGYWMCCHRSQKGIPGCKLGLHDNHWVPACHSFNRAIHKKTRGAGAEVEEEY